The DNA window TATACTGAAATGCTTGTGATGGCAGGCCACCATTGCAGCCAAAATTGTTAAAAGCGCCTGCACAGTCCACAAGCTGCTGCTCTGACAGTGAAATTCCCTTCCCAAAAGCCTGTGCATAAGCTGCCTCCAAGGCTCCGGTGGTGCTGTAAAAGATGAATTCTCATTTCTCAGCTTACAAGAACATTATATTTCTTATTTGTATTAGGAACTAGATCAACTATTCAAGAAGCATTTAATTTCAGTAGCCATGATATAAACTCCAGCACACCTGAATGTCCAACAAGATCCGCAGTGACCTTGATCCTTAACAGGGCTCACTATACCAGTCGTTCTCCAGTCTTTCTGTAGCATGTTAGTGAGGTCCAAATGGTATTAGAGAGACTACTCTTAAAATAATAAACTCCACTCTTAGTACTTAAGATTCATATTACCACCATATTGGTAAAAGCTGAATCCAAACTCGCGTTTTCATTTTTCCACAGCAAAACCACAGCAAAAGAATTATCTTAGCCATCAAAAGAATGGACTCTTTTAAAAACCAATTTGATACTCAAAATAATCAAGAAGCAACTTTAGTGAACAAGATACCTGCAAATTCTACTTAAACTGTTCCCTGAACTGTGGTGGCAGAAATTTTATGCTTAAGGGTTAAACGAAATTTAAGTTTTGAAACAAATTGAAACTATAAAGCATTACCGTTTCAGGGACGACAACGTTTGTGAGCTTAAGATTGCCCTTGGTAGTTGCAGAACAGTTTTGAGCAGCACCGAGTCTGTGTTTGCGGAATTCCTCCCATGTCATATCAGCAAACTCTGCCATAAACACAACCAAGTATCAGGTAATTGTGGGAAATTCTCTCAGATAGCCAATGTAGATATTAGGCATACATTATCTTTTGGCACCCTATTTCCTCCTCTCTTCATCTCATTCTCACTCTTTTCTCAAACTCAAAGAGTGGAATTAAGTCTTTTACCACGGAGTGTCACCTCTCTTAATTAAGCAAAATATGTATTTACTTGCTACAGTATCATCTTAATCATATACATACATCAAGCACAACAAGATGTGAATACGCTAACCTAAAGGATATCAATGCTACACGACTGCCAAAAATATCTAGCACTACAACAAAGTATCACACAGTCGGTCGCTATCGTGCTGACTCATCCAGCAAGTGGAAGCAatgaaacaagaagaaataggACCACAGAATAACTATTAAGGtaacaaggaaaagaaaacaagaaagtaaATGAAAAGATTCAATAACTAAGGCTAGAAATTCACCCTTACGATGCTAGACTTCTGTATTCCCTTAATTATTCTACCTTACGTGCTCAGTAGCTAAATCCCATACATGTTCTCATTTGATTTGCAACCTcatcaaaaattaaaacacaGCAAAACACTAAATATCCAATATTTTATTTGGTACTTTTATTCATACTTCAAAGAATTTTATGGTAACCGGACTACAAATACAGTCTCCAATACgccaaatttaatttgaatttCTACTAAAAAACATACACACAACAAATACATACTGGTTTTTATGTGATAATGAATAATATATAAACAACTCAAAATATGTATTAGACGCTCTAAGAGGGATTACAGAAACATATTACATTCAAATTTACAGTAATTATGGAATATCTGTTCGAATACGTTTTCTCCATGTACGGAAAGTTGTCTGTTAGCTCCTTttatttccttcttatttatttccccttttagtaTAACAAGTACGGTaagtttgaaaaagaaataaaaagatatCTAATCcgaacttttaaaaaaaaaaattttttttttgggggtacCGTCGAGAGCTAACTTTAAAACTTCAATACTAGCTCTACCtcataaaatttcaaattcctgCTGAAGTTCTCGCAAAGTATGAGATGATAATACCTAATTTTAAACTATCCGTGTTGCTAAATATAAAGCAAGCCGAGATGAAAAATGATAGTACATACCATTAACAGCCAGAGTGTAGGAGAGTCCTTTCTTATTGTGCGATTTAATTATCCGTAAATTCTCCCTAAATATATCGAACCTCAGCTTTATCTCCTCCACAGTCTCGTATCTCTTCGCATACCTTTCtcaacaccaaaaaaaaaaaaaaaaaaaaatcaacctaCAATTACAGAAGTTAAAAATCCAGCTGATGAAAATAAACATAGTGACTCAGTAGCTGACTCACCTGTGAGCAAAGCGAGCGAAGGAGAGAGCATGGCGGGTGTTCCCAATAGCTTGAAGAACGGAGGTCTCAAGTTCACGCAGACCGTCCGTTACTACTTGTCTAATCGGATTCTCACTGTAAAATGTAGCAGCCGATCCTTCTTCTGCACCGGCAGCGCAGGCGACCAGAACTGCGACGACGGCAAAGAGGACCACTCGAGAAACGCGAGCCATGGCAACTATTCGTTTCTAATTCTCCCCTGAAAGGTGGAATGGTTGGCTAATCAGATCTGTAGAGTTGTGAGCAGCCAATTTTATGGTCTCTCGGGGAGTGTGAGATTATTTGATCGAGTGTTTTGTCTGTCGAGTTTTATGCAGAGTCAGAAGATATCTGAGGCGTCCGATATTAGACTGGGCAGGTAGTTGACGGTTGTGATTTGCGGGATGGGATGCATGGCCCATTTGATTAATGATGGGGCCGTTGATAACAAACGCAGTATAAATGCGCCTTGAAATATATACGATCTACCCACCAAAATTCAACGATGTCTTAAGTGTAGTGACAGGTGACCAATGGAGTGTCTTTTCCGTTGGAGTATAGTTTTTTaattccctcaaaaaaaaaagtcacaaATAATTGAAGGtaattttgtattaaaaaaCACGTATAAGAAATATCTTCAATTTTGTGTACGGAGCATTATTTATGGCATGGAAAGTCAGTATAAGAAATATCTCCAAttattttctttgatttgtttttttttttggtaagaattattttctttgATGGCAATCAGTTGAGTGACAATAATGAAAATAAGGATTATAGTTATACTGGGTGTGGATCCGTGCAAGGGATGTTGCCTTTCTTACTCTCTCTTTTTGCTCAGGTCCTATAAATACACAGTGTGCCTCTAAGAGTTGAAGGGAAACTAATGACAATAAtgatttcttttaaatttgaatttgaaaataaatcttTCCACAATTGAGGTGGATACGTATTAGCCTATATGAAAATGCAAGTAAATTCCGAATAGTCAAATGGAATTCATGAGGTATAACAAGTAGAATCGGAATCCAAAACATGcaaactttttcttttgtgtGTAAGAGGATGTCTTAATAAGAAACTTTTCTTCCTCTAAAGTCTCCTAGTGTGAGTTTTGCTCTTCCGTAGAGTATCCTAATCACAgcttttcaatctttttttatatttttattagatttgaattttttagatctattttgtcatatataaaattattttatatgaTCACGTCATAATATTCGAACTTAAGGAATTAATATAACGATTGAAGCCATGCTTAGATGTCCATTGGATTGTAGTTGAAAATAGATGATTTTTATTTGAATCTCGAACGCATGTTGGAGCTTTCAAATGTAATATTTGTAAATTTTTCAGATGTGCTGTAATCTTTGttaatttttcatatttgtttGTATCTACTTCATGTTTTATTGTGTGTTATGTCATTAATACATATATatcatgaaatgaaatgaaattatgatttctatttttttaaaaaaaatcactacTTCACTAGTTTGTCAATTGGCTATCCCACGTAATAAAAAAAGGGATAGTTAGACTGAAAAGCTTGCTTTCACCTAGAATTAATTACTCAATTTAGATTGAAAAGTTTGCTTTTACAAAGATTTAATAACAAACAGTGCAATTTTCTAATCTAATCTGTAACCCACGAGCATTTGTCATTTTCATAAAAAACATATACAAAAATATTTTAGATCTATCCTAGGTCACTTTGTAAAATCATCGTCCTATTTTATAATCAACTGCGATTAAACACATGTTAGGATGAGTGTTTCACTGTGACACGCCTCCTCATATTATAGGATCCCTCTGGACAAATACAGATGTTTCTTTTTTAAACTTCAATCTTTCGGATAAGGGTTGGGTTGAATGATAAAGAGAGAGTGAAATGTAAATAGGAAATTCATGATTCAAGATATTCCACGAAAGATTAATCGCCGAGTGTCGTGACCTTGATAATAAAGAACCACctctattattttttatttctgaaAAGAAAACATCAAATTTCAGAGTACAGTTCTTTGGTCAGGGATGATTGGACTTTAGGATAAATAACTTAGAAACCATACTGCCCTCGCATATGACCACACAATAATTGAAGATATTTCTTATGCTGACCATCCATGCCGTAAGCTCACAAATACACATCACCTCCAACCAACAAGAGCCAATTAGCAGCCAAAATAGCAACAACTGAAACAGAAATCAAACATTTGACAGGCACTCATGGGAAAAAAAAGGTTTCAAGCTAATTATTCCGCTTTATGGAAGACgtattcttcatttcttctggGGAAAAAGGATGTATTCGACGGGTAATTGGAAGTTGCGTAtaattttgctcttaataaAAGAGAAAACAACAAGATGCATGATGAAAGCAGTGACAAAAAGAAAGGCCCAGAAAAGAATCGAAAGTGGACTGTCATTTTCATTTCGTCGTTCACGCAAATTTGATTAAGGCTGCATGGCGTCCTCTGTCCAACTCTGTGATTCATCAGAACTCAGAAGGAGTGAATTCCCATCCCATCATGCGTAGCAGATATTTTCTTGTAGCAAAAGATTCCAAAAACGTCAATAGCCAAGAACATTCAAGCTTCAAACATGATACTTTGAGATACCACGAGATTCTTAAACTGGAATGTCATTTCTAGAGTTAGATAGAGTTCGACTATGACTCATAGTCTATGAATGTGTGCGTATGTTCATCATCTTTGAAAGAGTTATAAGCTTATACTTGCATTTTGCATCTAAAcatctcctttcttttttttttttgtcccttcAAATCTTCTTCTACTTGGTGTTAGAGTATAATCTTctccaaataaaataaatttgctTCAGATGAGTATTAGACAGTTTTAGGTGCATTAACGGGAGTAAGAATAAACACCAACAATAAGAATGATGCCACTGATTCGCTATCGACTGGGAGTGGAATCGCTACTCAAGTCTTATCGTTCCGATTAGATAAAATCTGAATCATGCCTGCCTGCCTGCCTGCCTTCCGCTACTAGGTTTATTGAGGCCTGCAACATGCATAATTAGGTGGCAAATTAAATAGTAGTAGTATAATTTGTTATTATGCCCTAGAAAGCACTAATTGttctagaaaaagaaaaaagttttttaatttgttgctcgagaaaaaaattaaaaacaaaaagaaaagcgaAAGAAAGACGGCACTGAAAAATAACAAGTGGTATTAGGGCTTGGATCTTCTCCCTCAAATCTTTTCTCCATTGGTCTCGTCTCTCCATCAAAATCATTTGATACTCATCTgattgtattattattttttcatttaatCTCTAAATCaatatattaaaaataaaatattttgacaTTCAAATTACATGAAATATTTGAAGGCTTAAACAGTATCAACTTTGATTTTCCTTGGGTCGGGATGATAATGGGAGTTCACGCTTCCTCAGAACAATACATGAGGTGGAGAAGAACCCAACTGGGCCCTGGATTTTTTCAAGGGTGTTGGAAGTCCATGTAACCCACCTGGGCCCAATAGAAAATTCTCCCACAGCAATTGATGGTCAATGCAGGACCACGGAAACAACTGGACCAGAGGATTTGCATTTGCCAGCATTCCTCGTAACACAAAAAGCTTttctttttatcaaaaaatgatAATTTTGCTCGAGAAAAGTATGGAAGCAAAAGCTTTCCTTTTATCATCCATGTCTGGTTTCAGAATTGGAACGAAAGAATGTAGGACAATAACTCCACTGTCTGGATTGGTTTATCCGGGTGATAAGGAATGCTCTATTATGTGAGAGTCTACTACTGTTACAATTTAGAAATCCTTCGATAGtgttagtaattttttttttcccacttcGTTGGAGCTTATACTTCGATAGTGTAAATGAATTGGACTTAAATGCATAATGGTTATCTAATTATCCAGTGACAatccatttattttaatacatatccatttcttttcttttttttactcTTGTTCGGTTTCTCCCTTCGTAATTCTCctctgtaatttttttttttactttttttcttcTCCTAAATTCTTCGACACCCACAGATGAAACACTATTGCCACCGTCTTACTCCTCCTAACACAAAAAACGAATGAAATTTGTGCTGCCAGTTGCATGAATTAGAAGGAGGCGAATGAAGTGCGTATTTGTGAGCAGTGACCAGTTTTGACTAACACCTCAAGCACATGAAGGATAGGATGACGGGGGAATAAATAGTGGATATAAGAATGGTAAGGATCAGAGTTTTGCtgcacattttcttttttgttatatGTTATTTGGAGTTCGTCCTatattccttttatttattttctgccATTTAATCAGATTTTTATAAATGGATTCAGCCATTCAGTCATGTGGttttatgtgtgtgtgtgtgtgttttggcaGATCCCAAACCATTTAAGGGAAGGAGGATATAAATggttaaatggatttggatgagAATCGCCATGTCTACACGTGGCTTCTTACTAGGACCTCGGGCGGGAGTGCCGAACTCTAGGATCACCAAACACGTTTCAAAATTTAGCCGCCTTACATCGTTGTTGGAAAAACTAGACGCATGATGCTTTGATTCTTGATGTTCATTCACATCTTTACGAAGACAGTACACAAAATTTTAGGGGCGGCAATTTCTGATACGATCTGAAAACATGATATGaatctaatattttattaatgAGTCTGGATTGAGATTTCGCATGTTCGAGTCAAATCAGATGAATCTGAAAAGAAAATAGATCGAATTCAAATCACCAACGAGTTGAACCGATAACccgtttatgaattaaaaataatttaataaatataaaaaatattttatctaactaaactaagttattctttttttccaaaggcattaaccgcttaatcctaaatgaatttgttTAACTTGGATATAGTCGGAACTGTTATGTTTGGACAAATGATGTATTACATTATTTTATACTTTTACAGTGTTtatttcaaatttgatttgacgAAAAACACTTTTGccatattttaatttatttcagatCTGGTTTGAAATTGTTTTATCGAGATTTGTATTGATTGATTATCTGAATAGTCCTGTGCGGAATTGGTTCTGTTAGAAATTACAAATTGATAAATTTGATAAATTAGAGTTCTGTTTCGGGCCATATCAAGTTATTCCGGTGACTCGTCAATCCAAAAATTTCGGATTCAAGTTGGGTATCCTGACCCATCACGGGTTGACGGGTCGAGTTTATGTTCGAATCAGCACGTTTCCTGTTGTACCTAAATCTCAATCCGACGTCGACATCGATCCAATTGCCACCCCAACAAAATTTGCAACCGTGCAAAAATAGAGCATTTGTCAATCAACTTTTCTACAATTTATCCACCAGTTTCTTAGagttgacattttgacttgagCAACAATGCAAGCAAGCAACTGAAATTGCGTGCATGGGAAGGTTAATAAGTCAAACCGAGGAGCCATATGTAATGCACACATGGATTGGCACACTAGTCATGAACTGAATCATATGTTATTAATTTGCCCATTTAGTTTTCATGTTTGATCCCATTTTCCGCTGTAGGAGATCTTGGAATATATTTTGCTTGTCCCTTACTCATATTACTATACAATACACATCATGTAGAAAAACAGTCCCATACAATTTTTGACCTTTGACCCTGTTTGTAAATACAACAGAGATAGCTGCCGCGTTCCCTATTGTGTAAACACCACCATGTCACCATGCCCACTGCCCAATGCGCCCCATATACGCTCCATTTTCCAAGTGTGCGAAAGTGCTCATGTATTCATACCCACATGCCTACACAGAGATGCACAGCAGAGTTgacaaattatttatttatacgAGGAAATCGTGTCGTGATTCAATCCACTAGTTGGTTCGACGGATATAGCGTTgtaattattttgattattCAAAGTATTCGTAAGTTAGTTGAGGTAGCACCACTAATACTACAAATAAAACGTAGTAAATGAATTGGCCGTGATTTTTAAATTGTTGTCAATTGTCATTTGCCCCCTCTCGAGGTTTGAAGGATAAATGAATGTATAGAATTGGGGAAGCCGTGTCTGTCCGCTGTCCTCCATTCATGCTTTTATGGTCTTCGGTGGTTGAGCAGAACCGACATAGTATTACTTAATTTTATCACATGCACTAAAATCCCAAATTGTCTTGTTAGTTGCTCGGATCGATGATTTGGACGGACAGTTTGAACTACATATTGATAATTTCATAGCATGATTATTTCTTCC is part of the Coffea eugenioides isolate CCC68of chromosome 6, Ceug_1.0, whole genome shotgun sequence genome and encodes:
- the LOC113773010 gene encoding cysteine proteinase 3-like, whose translation is MARVSRVVLFAVVAVLVACAAGAEEGSAATFYSENPIRQVVTDGLRELETSVLQAIGNTRHALSFARFAHRYAKRYETVEEIKLRFDIFRENLRIIKSHNKKGLSYTLAVNEFADMTWEEFRKHRLGAAQNCSATTKGNLKLTNVVVPETKDWRTTGIVSPVKDQGHCGSCWTFSTTGALEAAYAQAFGKGISLSEQQLVDCAGAFNNFGCNGGLPSQAFQYIKCNGGLDTEEAYPYTGVDGLCKYSSQNVGVHVLDSVNITLGAEDELKYAVGTVRPVSVAFEVVKGFRFYEGGVYTSNTCGNAPMDVNHAVLAVGYGVENGIPYWLIKNSWGAEWGVDGYFKMEMGKNMCGVATCASFPIVA